In Mycoplasmopsis synoviae ATCC 25204, the sequence AGGTCATCAATTTTTTCAAAGTTAGTGCTTTTTTTGAAATATCTTCGAATGTATTTATTGATATTTTAGGTAGTTACTTTTTGATGTGAAGCATGAGGATGAGCTTTATAAATATAAATTTTTAACCTATATCCTATATAGAAAATTAAGTTAAATTTTAAGCCTTGATCTATGGTAATATATTTAACATTAAACTCAATAGCCTTTAACTAAATTTCAAAGTTCTAGATTAATGTTTTATGGATTTTTAGTCATTATTTTTTTAATTAAAACAAATCTGGTGAGTCTTTTTTGGAAAACTAGTAAATGAGCTTTAGCTCCTCTTTTACCAACGATTAAATTTGCTTCCTAGTGGCCAATTTTTTTCTTTGAGCTATTTTAAAAGGCTTAACTTAGCGTTTTTAAGCAAGCCACTCTTGGAGAGATTTTTGCCTTTTGTCGCCAAATACATAATTGCTTCTAAGTAAATTTTTGCGATTTATTTTTCAAATTTTTGAATTAATTTAATTGTAAATCGTTTTAATTGAAGGACATTTAATGTTATAGTTACGCTTGATAAAATCCGCAGTGCTTTCAACTGTCATTTCTTTGAGTTATAAATTTTTAAGAATTTTTCTTCAAATTCTTTAAATTTATAAATTTCAGATTTAAGTTTAAAGTGGTTTTTCAGCCAATTCTAATGTCATGATTTTCTAGCAAGCTTTGCATCATATCCATATTCACTTGAGTTTTTCTAATTTCTTTAATCAATGAAGAATGACAAATTTCGAGATCTTTAGCCATTTTTCTAAGAGAAAAGTTAAAGTTTTGTAACAAGAATTCTATTTTTCACGAATATCATAAGAAATTCGTCTATAATTTTTAATGGTTATATATGAATGCTCTCTTGAGAGCATTTTTCTTTCTTTTTGTAGTGAGTTTTTAATAAAAAAAACTCTCAAAAAAATATTAAAATTTTTTTGAGAGTGGTAACTTGGAAGTTACAATGTGGGAGAGCTATTTGGAAAAAATAGCTTTTTTTATTAAAAGTATGTACAAAACAAAATTAGATGTTAAAACAACACAATTTGCAATTCATGATTTAAAAATAGAATTTGCTAAAAATTTAGCTAAAAGTTTAAATTTAATAAGAGTTTCAGCTCCTTTATTTGTAGAAAAACAAAGTCAGGTTAATGATGGATTAAATGGAGAAAAACCAGTTGAATTTACACCAAAAAATACAGATAAAGTACACGAAATAATTCATTCATTAGCTAAATGAAAAAGAATAGCGCTAAAAAAATATAATTTTGATTTATATCAAGGTTTATATACTGATATGAATGCAATTAGAAGAGAAGAAACACTAGATTATAAGCATTCTTATTATGTAGATCAATGAGATTGAGAATTAGTAATTAATTATCAAGATAGAAATTTAACATTTCTTAAAAAAACAGTTAACAAAATTTATAATGCTATTAAAAAGACTCAAACTTTCATAAATAAAAAATATAACCTAGAAGACAAACTACCACAGAAAGTATTTTTTATTTCTTCAGGTGAACTTTATAAACTTTATTCAAATTTAGATGCTTCAAAAAGAGAAGATGAAATTGCAAAAATTCATAGAGCTGTTTTTGTTTATAAAGTTGGTTGTAATTTAAAAGATCAAAAGCCACAATCCGCTGGTGCCTTTGATTATGATGATTGAAATTTAAATGGTGATTTAATTTTTTATGATCATGTAAATGATAAATCTCTTGAAGTATATTCGATGGGAATTAGAGTTGATGAAGAGAGTTTATTAAAACAAAAAGCTATCTAGAAATTTCAGATAGTAAAATGGGTCAATATCATCATGATATATTAGCTAGAAGTCTTCCATATACAATCGGTGGTGGAATTGGACAAAGTAGATTGTCTATGTTTTTATTAGAAAAAAACATATAGGAGAAGTTCAAGTATCTTCATGAGATGAAGAAAACAAAAAATACGAAAAGGAAAATAAAATAAAATTATTATAATGCAAAAAGAAAAGATTTCAGTTGGTTATACAAATACTTCATACAAACAAGGTGATTTATTTATACAAGAAAAAACTTATAACGGAATGAATCATCAACTTAATTTAGATGAATTAAGAAATTTAGATTTTGTTCCTGAATTAATATCACATAATCACGAACAAACAGTTTGAAAATGGATAGAATCAAAACCATTAGTTTTAACAGATGAAAACATTAAAAAAATTGCTATAAATTTCAAAAAATTACATGATTCAAAATGTGAATTCCCAAAAAATAACATAGCTCAAAGAATTAAAAATTATTTAAAAATATTAAGCGAAAAAAATATTAATATAAAAGAAGTTAATGATTTTTATAATAAAGTCAATTTAGTTTTATCAAATATGGACAAATCAACACCTCTACATAATGATATTTACCAAAGTAATCTTATCTGAGGTAAAGATGATAAGATTTATTTTGTAGATTGAGAATATGCTACAATGGGCGATAAACACTTTGATTTAGCTTTTTTTATTTGTGCAGGACATTTAGATCAAAGACAAGAAGAATTATTATTAAAAACTTATGGTAATTATTCAGAGGAATATCTTCTTCAGCATAAAGTAGTTATTTTTTATTTAATTATATTATGAGTAAATGCACAAAAAGTAAAACATTTTGACGATAAACCATATATTGAGAAAATGCTTAAAGCTGAAGAAAAATTTCAACAAAGAAAAGCACAAAACTTTAGTTAGTTTTAAAAAATATAAAAGAAAAAAGCCATTTGGTTTTTATTTTTTTGTTAATTACTAATTGAAAATTGAAATAAAAATTTCTAAAAATAAATTGTCAATAATAAAATTTTAGTTTTCTTTAGACATCAACTATTTAAAATCAACTGTATTTATCTTC encodes:
- a CDS encoding phosphotransferase family protein; translation: MQKEKISVGYTNTSYKQGDLFIQEKTYNGMNHQLNLDELRNLDFVPELISHNHEQTVWKWIESKPLVLTDENIKKIAINFKKLHDSKCEFPKNNIAQRIKNYLKILSEKNINIKEVNDFYNKVNLVLSNMDKSTPLHNDIYQSNLIWGKDDKIYFVDWEYATMGDKHFDLAFFICAGHLDQRQEELLLKTYGNYSEEYLLQHKVVIFYLIILWVNAQKVKHFDDKPYIEKMLKAEEKFQQRKAQNFS